A stretch of Vibrio maritimus DNA encodes these proteins:
- a CDS encoding PepSY domain-containing protein, giving the protein MPNQVNKALATLAIFTSIATPLVAHANFFSDNPSGHELVQDVETGDTRIEFEEDQDEVYEAVQQGLIKPFSELFATVENDLNGRVIKVELEEDDDEWIYELKLLHDQDIIKVEYNAATLEMMEIKGHNLQRVIKK; this is encoded by the coding sequence ATGCCTAACCAAGTGAATAAAGCCCTTGCCACACTTGCTATTTTTACCTCAATAGCGACACCGCTGGTTGCTCATGCAAACTTTTTTTCTGACAACCCAAGCGGCCATGAACTCGTTCAAGATGTTGAAACGGGCGATACGCGTATTGAGTTTGAAGAAGATCAGGACGAGGTCTATGAAGCGGTTCAGCAAGGTCTTATAAAACCTTTTTCCGAGCTGTTTGCGACGGTAGAAAACGACCTTAACGGTCGAGTCATCAAGGTCGAGCTAGAAGAAGACGATGATGAGTGGATCTACGAGCTAAAGCTTTTACATGACCAGGACATCATTAAAGTCGAATACAACGCGGCAACACTGGAGATGATGGAGATCAAAGGCCATAATCTACAACGAGTTATCAAGAAATAA
- a CDS encoding response regulator transcription factor: MKILVVEDDPRLGEQILETLESAGWVPELAQDGIDALYRATSEEWDAIVLDLGLPKIDGLTVLKGIRDEGINTPVVILSARDTLTQRVEGLNAGADDYLTKPFEMIELIARIRAQLRRASGNASPLMQIGDLSLDTRTSKVMWQGSAVSLTALEYKVVAYFMHNADKVISRTELVEHIYKQDFDRDSNTIEVFIGRIRKKIAPNVIKTVRGLGYQLNA, translated from the coding sequence ATGAAAATTCTTGTTGTTGAAGATGACCCTAGGTTGGGCGAACAAATTCTAGAAACTCTTGAAAGTGCCGGCTGGGTGCCTGAACTGGCTCAAGACGGTATTGATGCCCTCTATCGTGCGACTTCTGAAGAGTGGGATGCCATCGTTCTCGATTTGGGTCTGCCAAAGATCGACGGTCTTACGGTACTAAAAGGCATTCGAGATGAAGGCATCAATACACCTGTCGTTATTCTTAGTGCACGCGACACCCTAACACAGCGTGTCGAAGGGCTTAATGCTGGTGCTGATGATTATCTAACCAAACCATTTGAAATGATTGAACTCATTGCCCGTATTCGCGCACAGCTGCGCCGCGCATCCGGTAATGCTTCACCCCTTATGCAGATTGGCGATCTCAGCTTGGACACGCGCACATCTAAAGTGATGTGGCAAGGTAGTGCGGTGAGCCTCACCGCTCTTGAATACAAGGTTGTCGCTTACTTTATGCATAATGCAGACAAAGTCATCTCGCGCACAGAGCTTGTCGAGCATATCTACAAACAAGACTTTGACCGCGACTCCAACACCATAGAGGTGTTTATCGGGCGCATCCGTAAAAAGATTGCCCCAAACGTTATCAAGACCGTTCGAGGCCTTGGGTATCAGTTGAATGCCTAA